TAAAAATAGATGTAATAGTGACAACTATTACATTCCTCTGTAAATATAACTACTTCTAATAATAAGGGAGTATTAACAATcgatgagtttgattgatattaGGATGCAAACTTTGCACATACTAGTGGGTCTACGGACCAGGTTATTCACGTGAACTCGAATCtgtattcaaaatttagagTACGTAAACATATAAACAAAaatgagatgtagagatttttaaGTCATTCCAAACGATTAAACTTGTTTGAAATTATCGAATACGATATCAAAACTcagttttttatcgattcgacgatgATCGATGTCGATGACGACAGGTGCCTGTCATTAGATCCTCGGCAAAATTTACACAGCAAGTTTGAGATGTCTCACGAATCTCTCCCTAATTTGATGTCAAAAGACACAAAATTGCGATCTATAGGATAACAAACAAACAAATGCAAATCGAATCATTTCAGGAATCTCATTACGTTTGGCAATAATTGTAAGGAAGTCAAAAAATAATTCTGTCAAAGAATGTGTATGTTTCCTTACAAAGAGAAAAATTCGTATTTAGCGTTTGTTAAAGTAATGTTTCAGatgtaaatttcaataaaatctataaagtagttacaaaaaacaaaattaaggGTTTGTCATTTAGGAAATAATGTTTGCATTTTAACACTAGATTCtagttaattttatattcagtgTTATTTAAATagataattaaacaattttaatttggagattggataatatggaaatttagagatttagaaatttggagaactgaaaatttcaaagaacaGAAATACAGAGGAtgcaaaatttaggaaattgaaaatttagaatgtttgcaatttagcaaacttaaaataagaaaatgtgtcatttttaaaaatgaatgatttgaagatttagaaatgtaggatcATGGAAacctagaaaattgaaaatttaggaaattgaaaatatagaaaatttgaattttggaagcagaaaattaaaaatatttgcagtttaaaaaattaaaaatttaaaaatttaagtaatgggaaatttagaactttagtgatttgaaatttaaaagtttgaaaatttagagagtggaaatttgagattataGAAAAAACGTACATCTGGAGAACAGgaaatttagataattaaaaatgattggGAAAAGTAGGTAattgaaagttaaaatattagtgattagaaaatttagtaaatgaaaatgtagcaatttagaaatttagagatttgaggttttgaaattttaaaaatttagaaatttctgtggaaaatttatacatttgaaacTCTTGATATAcatattgaaaagttgaaaattaagaaatctaatattttgaaaatttgaatatatacatataaacacaaaaatataaaaaatcggAGAAACTAAGATTATTCTTTTGATTTCCATTCCATCACTTCTCAATTGCAAGGTAACATAAGTGCTCGCATGCTCACACGTTTTGTTTTGTCCGATCAGAATCGATAGTCGTAGCATTCAACATCATCCATAATATGATAGAGATTTATAGCCGTTATCTATGGCTAGATCGAAGCATATGCACTTTTGCTTATCATCTTGTTCGTTACGGTTCACGATCATTCATCTTGCGTCATCGTACACATCGTTGAAAGAAAGTTTGATGTCATAGATCGGTTAAAGGCGTGGACGGGACATCCACGTGTTTCCGTTGATCAGAAAGGACGTCAAAAgagtgaataaaaataaaaaagaagggTGGAGAACCGCGCGTCGAATGCAACGAGTGGCAAAGTTTTGAGGCAGCTTTTTCTCTCGTTGCACGCTTTCTCATGCATTTCAAATGTACACCCGTCCTCCATGAAGTGAAGTTTTATCAGTCCGTGAATTTTCTTATTTGCCTCGACGCGTACAGACAGAGAATTTCCTGGCTGGAAGAGTAAATAGCGATCGTCGCGAAGCGAGAAAAAGGTTTTCCAACGTCTGGAAAATGGAACGTAATACTGGATGCGATTTACCTGGCTATTCTTGTCGAAGAAAATCATTTTTTCCTGTCTTACGAACATTCCTGTCTCGTTGTTCTACAGATGTTATTTGCACTTTGGTATTTCTTTCTGTCTACTTTTGTGTCTACCTTTTattctttcaaatataattcaaatataattttaaatatgaagaTTATACaactttttttgtttaaaaaacttGTGAAACtgaaggaaatttgggaatttggggaaattagaaaatttgaagatttgaatactTTGTATAtcgcaaatttgaaaaattgaaaaaattaaatagttgagaagtttttaaatttaagaaattttatattattgataagtgtagaaaattgagaatattttggaaaatagatgagtttgaaaaattgggaatttggaaatttgatgatttgaatattttaaatattggaaagtgtgggaaattttgtaatttagaaattgagaattttttgactttgaaaatttctaatttctgtttgaaaactttaaaatttaaaaattgggagattagtaaatttgtaaatttaaaaattttgaaattaagaattttttaaagctTAAACTTCTATTTGAAGATTCGCAAATTTCATCTGATAAAATAGAAATGATGAAAatagacaaaaataaaaataactgttcCATCACGTTAAATTTTAAGTAGCGGCCAGTTCATCGCATTAGCCAAgtatgcaatttaattttaaacaagtttTACAATAAAGTATGTTTGTGCTGGAGCCACCTTAAACAAGTCTTCAGTGACGTTCCATTTTCCGTTGGAAAAAGTTTTAAAACGCCTTTCTCCGGATCGAAAGTTCGTTAAGGCGCAGCGTGCCAGCAAGATGATCTACATTAGAGTGGCTCTCCCCTAAAGAGTCTCCGGAATGCACATTGGTGGTATGCACTGGTATGCCAGTGTCTGTCCCGGTCGAGTAGGAAGAAACTGAATGGGAGAAGCAATTTGGAAAGTCTGTGGACGCTGGGACAAAAGGAAAAGTGAGACATGAGCACGACATAACGGGTCGTATAAATCATCCGTCGGGTCGGCCAGTGGCCTTTGAGCAGTTACTATCCGCTGCTTTGGATGCTTTGAGCAGACCGGTACTCTCTTCTCCGTGTATCCTCCATCTCTCTCGATCGTTTACCGACTGACGATTGACCGACCGTCGACTCCTTAAGCTCGTTTCACAACATCGTCCTTTAAGCCTCTCATCTTCACATCGTCGATACACTGTTGCATCCgaagaaattttatataacagaTCTTCGCAGTTGCGTTTGATGGATTGCTACTACGATGCAAGCAACCGGTTGTCCTTGGTAATACGCGATTAATATTCATGGAAAATTGTATTATCTGTCAAGTTCCATCGAATTACACTGTTTCCTTTCGATAATTTGCATTCTATTTCCGTTTCTCTTTTTTAGTGGAAGAATTGTTGCTGGTTTATAATTtggtaaaataattgaaaattgtttaatgaattttacTGTAGTAGAGGGAAGTGTGTTATAATAGTGATGAGTGCAGATAGGAGGTATCCACCCTCACAAGAATAGTGAAATCCtaagattaatttataatttacatggTAAAATAAAGATATCTTTGtcgatatgttaattttattagatgtTTATCATGGTTCTTTGTTTTATTCTTGTTAAACAAATAAGTTTATCTTAAGTAAAGATATATATGAAGACAGGCCCtctaaaatttatatgaatagAAACCAGCgtaaacatttattttcattatgaaTTGAATATTTCTAAGGTACCTgggtccaaatttcaaaaatcacatctgaaagttttcaagttctataCTTTTAAAGTAGAATTTTCAGAAAtgagaaatttcaaagtcctagaattaaaaaattctttatttttacaatagtaagatctagaaattttagaCTTCAACAATCTTGCAATCCTTAGGactgaaagttaaaaaattgcaaacacTTAGTTCGAgaaggttttcaaatttcagactCCAGAGAAAgtagaatttcgaaattcccaagtcttaaatcataaaatgaacaaatttacatatcctaaactctcaaaatttcaaaactccagACTTATAGTCCTAAACTACTGAAAATGACAGATTTCAAGAACCCATAATTGTATGGCCCAAACATAACTGTTCAAAGACCCGAGaatccaaaatcaaaaaatcgcAAAATCTTATTGTCacaaaactcgaaaattttaaAGTCTCTTAGTCCACCCGTGATCCACTAGCTTataatgcaaatttaaaaaaacaatttcTCTAGTATTTGTAAACTTTTTACAATTCAACTTAACCTTGATATTTAAACCAATCCATTGAAAATAATCCAGTGACCTATCAACGTGTTGGACCCATACTGCGTATCTCTAACAAATTGCCCCTTTCCAGCACAGCTatagattcgactctgtatCGTGTTCGATATTAAAAGCATGCGTTACACCAAATTAGATACAGAAGCAGTACgcggtcgataattgactattaaCTCGGTGCAAAGCAGGCCGCAGCGAAAAATTTCGAGGAGCATTTTCGTCGCGTCATCGAGAGAAGTGTTTTGTTGGTGGCACGGTCAGAAGCTACAGGTGGGCCCCCCAACGCGCGCCCCCCTGTTGCGACGGACCTGAAGCTCGTCTCTCGTTTGGGTCACGTGACCGTATGCTTTCGAAGGGAACGCCGGTGGCTGGACGAAGGGTGGGGGAGGGACAAGAGGCAGTCCTATGTCCGCTACTCGGCTAAGCTGACGGCCCACGACACGGGGCACACTAGACGCGCCACGAGCTTCGTAAACGCACACAAAGAGGGTCACGTCTCGCTTATTATAATACCGTCGCATATGCACTCGCGAACGGGCGGTACGAGTTGGTCAAGTTCGATCGAAATTCCTCGGGGAAGAGAAAATGTGGTCGAACGGTGTTCCTTTTTCGCATTTTGTCTCGTGATCGGACGCGGAAGAGAGAGCCAGTCGTGCAAGTGCTATTAGCAAGGATAGGATGGACGCCTGCGGCATGTACCAAGTGAGTCTGAACGATCTCCCGCGGCTCAAAATGGCCTTGCTTTACCGTAACACTTCTCTCGTTGCCGAGATTTCCCGTAAACGGCTCGTCACCGTGAACGATCGCCACTTATTACCGTGGGATGACAGATGTCACGATGTTTTTGTTTAGACATACATACGTGCCACGTATTTCTGTCTCTTTCCCTCCGTGCGTGTTTGCTGGCCGCTCGATGTTGCGTGCGTGATGTCATGTCtggcaacctaacctaacttgcgAGTAGAGCTGTCTCCATCACGCCCATTCCTGGTACTATTCCGTGAACGAGCGACGCTCGTAAAGCACCGTGTTTTTGTCCTACATGTTTCTTGATCCCGTTCCTTGCAGCTTCCTACTGACGATTGACAGATCGATGTCGATCTATGGATGATAGATCGTTTCTCGTTGCTGTAGAATTTTTTTAACAGCACTAAATCGAACGGTGCATTGATATTTTGCCTTGGCATTGCACCATGCTTTTGTTTATATTCAAGATCATGTCGATACCTCATGACGAAGAATTTCttgatttgtattaaaattcATTCGGCATGGATATGTACCCATTACActtgaagaattttttcttcaaatcacaaactaataatataaacaaatttatttacaaaatagtgagtgatttcaaattattacttttttgtATTACTGCTCTGTTTAaatgatatttgaaatattgctTATTATATAGTTATAAAAAAATAGTGAAACATAATGTGAAAGCTATAACAGTGTTTGCATTTTAACATGTCGCCCACCTTTATCAGTACATGTTTGATACTGATATACTATTgagttacatttttacatttgcataTAATATTTACTCTTACAATTTATGCTTTTCATTTTGTAACTAAACAGtagttttaaattaatagaagtattattatcatatcttatacatttcatatttttgctATAACCATATTAGAGCATATTTgtgtatttttctatttcatgaCATTTCAGTTTCAAGAACATAcacattaaatttgtataaaaaaatctAAGACTGCATTATATGAAATATTCCATTAAAACTTAACAATATTGGTTGCTCCTATTgaataatatgtatttattgtaACATATAATTAACTAGGAAACCTATTTCTGATTTACAGTTTTCTCAAGGCCTGACAGGCAGGCCAGAGCTCTACCAAAAATCCAATAGAAGCAGCCATTCAAGTGACACGAGTTCGGCATACAGTGGATCAGACACAATGACATCCGTTCAAAGTTCATTGGATGCTGATGCAGATGATGTTGATCTGTCAGGGCTTGTTGAATCCATTGTGGATAGCGATGAAGAGGAAGATCTTGCAGAGAGTATGGATGTAAGGACACTCTTTAATTCTATATAAATTGTGTTAATACAATTACTCCCACAATTTAATGTGGTAAAATTAACTGTCATTggtattgtcaatttttcagaGTTTGACTGTTCGCGATCCTGTCAGAGAATGTTTAGAGAAAGATCCTATGGAAAGAACTGAGGATGATATAGAGACACTGTTAGAATTCACGCAACAATTGAAGGCCTTCACAAATATGACTTTGGCAGTAAGAAGAGCGCTGTGCGCTGTAATGGTGTTTGCTGTGGTAGAACGTGCTGGTATGATAGTTTTAAATGATGGCGAAGAATTGGACAGTTGGAGCGTACTCATTAATGGCGCAGTGGAGATTGAGCATAGTAATGGAGAAATTGAACAATTGCACCTTGGTGACAGTTTTGGAATCTTGCCAACTATGGAAAGGCTTTTGCATAGAGGTGTCATGAGAACAAAGTAAGTGTAGTGTCGaagattttcattatttatcaaagttcttattatttaatatgaGAGATATGTTGAGAGAAtccattttttcttttctagaTGCGACGACTGCCAGTTTGTATGCGTTACACAAGCGGATTACTTTAGAATTCAACATCAAGGGGAAGAGAACACCAGGAGGCACGAAGAAAACGGGAGAGTGATTTTGGTAACTGAGTTAAGGGGTGCTTTGGATGGTGGAGCACGAAGAGGTCATGTAGTGATTCGTGGAACTCCCGAACGTTTAATGTTACAACTTATTGAAGAAAACAGTATTACCGACCCCACTTATATAGAAGATTTCTTATTAACTCATCGAACATTTATTGATAGTCCTTTATTAGTTGCAAGTCAATTGTTAGAGTGGTTTGATCAAGCACAAGTTAGAGACAGAGTTGCTCGCGTAGTACTTCTTTGGGTAAACAATCATTTTACGGACTTTGAAACTGATCCGGCCATGATGGAATTTTTAGAAGCTTTTGAAGCTGGATTGGAGCGAGAGAAAATGCAAGGCCAGCAAAGGTATATCTTATTTTCACTTTACTCTCCTCGAATTTTACATCTACTACGACACAATATAATTGAAATATCGTTAAATcattacagattattaaatatCGCGTGTGCTGCAAAAGCGAGGACGCGGAATGTAACATTAGCAAGGCCTTCCAGAGATGATATCTtgcattttagtattttaggggGATATGAAAGGggttttggtatttttatttcaaaagttgataAAAAATCGAAAGCTGAAGACGTCGGTTTAAAACGAGGCGATCAGATTTTAGAAGTAAACGGACAAAGCTTTGAGCATGTGAGTCATGCCAGGGCTCTCGAAATTTTAAGAGGATCCACTCATCTCAGTATAACTGTTAAATCCAATTTACTTGGTATGTGCCACCTTTTAAAATTAAGAATCGTGTACGTTACTCTTTTTATACGAGCAATAAATTACTGTTGTAGCGTTTAAAGAAATGCTTCAGATGCCAGACGATTCGCCGAGGCCGCGTGGAAGAGCAAATAAACCTGAGATTTCAAGACTACAAACTGATCCGCGTGCAAGGTTGTCTACGCACGTGGATCCGATAACTCCAGTAAATCCTCTGGTGGGCGGTGTTCCATTATTAATTCCCGATTCAAATGTTTCTCCGTGTAAAGACGCTAAAAAGGAACATAAAGGATTCATGACCCTTGGACCGAAAAGAAGATTACAGAAAGCTCTAATGAAGATGAATATACTGCCAAAGAATACTATTAAGTAAGTATTATAAGTACAattctattattaaatttctgaacattagaatgtatttaaattacattctaataataagtaaattgaaattcataaatttaaatttctaaatagtgCTATTCTTTTTTACAGCGATGGTGTACATGTAGATGATCCCCTCGCACCTCCTCACACACCACCGGGAACAACAGGACTTGCACAGACTACAACAAACCTTTATCACTCCAAAAGTAATCCTGATCTTACGTCGTTGTATTGCTACGATGACTTAAGGGCGCCTGACTACCCTGAACACgttttaaaagtttataaagCCGATCAAACTTGTAAATATCTTCTTATTCACAAAGAAACAACAGCGCACGAGGTAAATACATTTGACACAAGACAATATGTACCTtactaaaaatttctatttatatgCTACTATATCGTTTTTAGGTGGTTATGCTAGCTCTCCAAGAATTTGGTATAACCGAGAGCAGTTCGAATTTTTCTTTAGCAGAAGTTAGCGTCGGAGAAGGGGGTATGATTAAACAACGTAGGTTACCGGATCAATTACAGAATCTCGCGGAACGAATTGGCTTGAGTTCtcgatattatttaaaaaccaATGGTATTTCGGAGACTCTCGTAGCGGACGAACAAGCACCTGAATTGATCCGTGAATCTCAGGTTCATTTTTTGCAATTGAATGCAGTTGAAGTTGCCATTCAGCTAACTTTACAAGATTTTAGTATATTCAGGTAAATTGAATGCTTATCATGAATGTCTCTTTTCatgctattatttattttgtaagtaAGAGTATATTCATGCAAATGTTGTTATTAGGCAAATTGAATCTACGGAATACGTGGATGATTTGTTTGAGCTGAAAAGCAGATACGGAGTACCTATGCTTAGGCAGTTTGCGGAACTAGTCAACAGAGAAATGTTTTGGGTTGTGACAGAAGTTTGTTCTGAGCACAATCTTGTTCGacgtagtaaaataataaaacagttcATAAAAATAGCTCGTGAGTTTTGTTACTTATGAGTCATTTAAATGTACACATTTTTGCAATACACTTTTTCATGTTTTCATTTGTAAACAGGACAATGTAAAgagtgtaaaaatttcaattcaatgtTTGCAATTGTGTCCGGTTTGGGACATGGAGCCGTCTCAAGATTGCGAGCATCTTGGGAAAAACTGCCAAGTAAATATCAGAGGCTCTTTAGCGATCTACAGGAATTAATGGATCCCAGCCGCAACATGAGTAAATACCGGCAATTGGTGGCATCTGAACAAACACAACCTCCCATAGTAAGTTAATACTTTCTTGTACAAATTATCCAGTTATTGAGTAGTGTAATAAAACATCgtgtttcattttctttcaGATTCCATTTTATCCAGTAGTGAAGAAAGACCTGACGTTCATACATCTGGGAAATGATTCCAGGGTAGAAAGCTtggtaaattttgaaaaattacgaATGATCGCGAAAGAAGTGAGAACGTTGACGAACATGTGTTCCTCGCCTTACGACTTGTCTATAATGTTAGAAAGGGGTGGTCAACCACCCAGTTCAGCTATGGTCGCCTTAAATCAAATGACTACGGGGAATCAAGGTAATACAATTCGAATTTGTAGAAACAGAGCAAGAATTGTGACATTTCGTTTTTACTAACAGTGTTGCAATGTCCAGGAGGACAAACAGCAACAGTGAAAAGACGAAAAAAGTCGACCGCAGCGCCAAATCCGAAGAAAATGTTCGAGGAGGCGCAGATGGTTCGAAGAGTGAAAGCATATCTCGCTAATATGAAAGTTATCACGGATGAGGAGCGGTTACACGCTCTTTCCGTGGAGTGTGAACCTCATGCAGGAGCTGTTGCAGTAGCTGCTGCGGTACCTCTTAGTACAAGCAGAGGAAGAAGGCATCCTTCTCCTACTTTATCAACCACTAGCAGTGCCAGTAGCACGAGCGAAGGTAGAAAGAGTATACaaggtaaatttattttatattgctgAGTGTATAAGTTCCCGCGATACCGTAGAACAAAGAAGGCACTAAATATCAAAACTGTCtactaaatttattgaaaataagttAGTGTGTTAATTTAGACTGCGGGAACTCATTTacacattttataaatattagttGTTATAGAATGAAACTAATTGTAACTTGTACGTTTAGGCACAAAGTTCGGAGCAGCATCGCCACAGGCGGTACGAAAAATGTTGGCGCTCTCCGATCCTCACAAAACTCGTCCATACCAACCTAAACATTGTCCACCACCGCTTCCAGTGCCAGGATTAGCGTTGCATTCCAGCGGACTGGAGCCTAGTCCTGGTGCACCTAGGAGAGTAGGATCTGGTAGCCGAGTTCCTATGCATGAGCGATCCCATAGCGATACTCCTTCC
This Megachile rotundata isolate GNS110a chromosome 7, iyMegRotu1, whole genome shotgun sequence DNA region includes the following protein-coding sequences:
- the LOC100884044 gene encoding rap guanine nucleotide exchange factor 2 isoform X18, whose protein sequence is MDACGMYQFSQGLTGRPELYQKSNRSSHSSDTSSAYSGSDTMTSVQSSLDADADDVDLSGLVESIVDSDEEEDLAESMDSLTVRDPVRECLEKDPMERTEDDIETLLEFTQQLKAFTNMTLAVRRALCAVMVFAVVERAGMIVLNDGEELDSWSVLINGAVEIEHSNGEIEQLHLGDSFGILPTMERLLHRGVMRTKCDDCQFVCVTQADYFRIQHQGEENTRRHEENGRVILVTELRGALDGGARRGHVVIRGTPERLMLQLIEENSITDPTYIEDFLLTHRTFIDSPLLVASQLLEWFDQAQVRDRVARVVLLWVNNHFTDFETDPAMMEFLEAFEAGLEREKMQGQQRLLNIACAAKARTRNVTLARPSRDDILHFSILGGYERGFGIFISKVDKKSKAEDVGLKRGDQILEVNGQSFEHVSHARALEILRGSTHLSITVKSNLLAFKEMLQMPDDSPRPRGRANKPEISRLQTDPRARLSTHVDPITPVNPLVGGVPLLIPDSNVSPCKDAKKEHKGFMTLGPKRRLQKALMKMNILPKNTINDGVHVDDPLAPPHTPPGTTGLAQTTTNLYHSKSNPDLTSLYCYDDLRAPDYPEHVLKVYKADQTCKYLLIHKETTAHEVVMLALQEFGITESSSNFSLAEVSVGEGGMIKQRRLPDQLQNLAERIGLSSRYYLKTNGISETLVADEQAPELIRESQVHFLQLNAVEVAIQLTLQDFSIFRQIESTEYVDDLFELKSRYGVPMLRQFAELVNREMFWVVTEVCSEHNLVRRSKIIKQFIKIARQCKECKNFNSMFAIVSGLGHGAVSRLRASWEKLPSKYQRLFSDLQELMDPSRNMSKYRQLVASEQTQPPIIPFYPVVKKDLTFIHLGNDSRVESLVNFEKLRMIAKEVRTLTNMCSSPYDLSIMLERGGQPPSSAMVALNQMTTGNQVLQCPGGQTATVKRRKKSTAAPNPKKMFEEAQMVRRVKAYLANMKVITDEERLHALSVECEPHAGAVAVAAAVPLSTSRGRRHPSPTLSTTSSASSTSEGRKSIQGTKFGAASPQAVRKMLALSDPHKTRPYQPKHCPPPLPVPGLALHSSGLEPSPGAPRRVGSGSRVPMHERSHSDTPSSLPPPVDLSAESSSVTSLSNLQPLRKTLTSGSVTSSDSGHSTQLDSHSGSSVEAGGSPPPPQRRHSAMQGSVLRGGAPPFPHAVAVLPPLPANHNQNHNHNHHHHHHHHHQHYYDHHHHQPQNPQGTTGLGVGVGLGVTAVHPPPGAGTTIMTTMSTITTMTSMTTIRPGIGSTQCRQPPAYKVAAQMARLHRLGRAHSHEGVTYRTDHEDDDEDAQVSAV
- the LOC100884044 gene encoding rap guanine nucleotide exchange factor 2 isoform X7 is translated as MLAAVIEASNGAAIKRRCETGSLFVYTRIVARKGLILLFMKYMFVKLFSRVSISHLCFGKRTGGSARRPNECFVLEPSEMIVIDYPEVHGGRMHRPPHPHPITDHRQVNLVFDDTFSQGLTGRPELYQKSNRSSHSSDTSSAYSGSDTMTSVQSSLDADADDVDLSGLVESIVDSDEEEDLAESMDSLTVRDPVRECLEKDPMERTEDDIETLLEFTQQLKAFTNMTLAVRRALCAVMVFAVVERAGMIVLNDGEELDSWSVLINGAVEIEHSNGEIEQLHLGDSFGILPTMERLLHRGVMRTKCDDCQFVCVTQADYFRIQHQGEENTRRHEENGRVILVTELRGALDGGARRGHVVIRGTPERLMLQLIEENSITDPTYIEDFLLTHRTFIDSPLLVASQLLEWFDQAQVRDRVARVVLLWVNNHFTDFETDPAMMEFLEAFEAGLEREKMQGQQRLLNIACAAKARTRNVTLARPSRDDILHFSILGGYERGFGIFISKVDKKSKAEDVGLKRGDQILEVNGQSFEHVSHARALEILRGSTHLSITVKSNLLAFKEMLQMPDDSPRPRGRANKPEISRLQTDPRARLSTHVDPITPVNPLVGGVPLLIPDSNVSPCKDAKKEHKGFMTLGPKRRLQKALMKMNILPKNTINDGVHVDDPLAPPHTPPGTTGLAQTTTNLYHSKSNPDLTSLYCYDDLRAPDYPEHVLKVYKADQTCKYLLIHKETTAHEVVMLALQEFGITESSSNFSLAEVSVGEGGMIKQRRLPDQLQNLAERIGLSSRYYLKTNGISETLVADEQAPELIRESQVHFLQLNAVEVAIQLTLQDFSIFRQIESTEYVDDLFELKSRYGVPMLRQFAELVNREMFWVVTEVCSEHNLVRRSKIIKQFIKIARQCKECKNFNSMFAIVSGLGHGAVSRLRASWEKLPSKYQRLFSDLQELMDPSRNMSKYRQLVASEQTQPPIIPFYPVVKKDLTFIHLGNDSRVESLVNFEKLRMIAKEVRTLTNMCSSPYDLSIMLERGGQPPSSAMVALNQMTTGNQVLQCPGGQTATVKRRKKSTAAPNPKKMFEEAQMVRRVKAYLANMKVITDEERLHALSVECEPHAGAVAVAAAVPLSTSRGRRHPSPTLSTTSSASSTSEGRKSIQGTKFGAASPQAVRKMLALSDPHKTRPYQPKHCPPPLPVPGLALHSSGLEPSPGAPRRVGSGSRVPMHERSHSDTPSSLPPPVDLSAESSSVTSLSNLQPLRKTLTSGSVTSSDSGHSTQLDSHSGSSVEAGGSPPPPQRRHSAMQGSVLRGGAPPFPHAVAVLPPLPANHNQNHNHNHHHHHHHHHQHYYDHHHHQPQNPQGTTGLGVGVGLGVTAVHPPPGAGTTIMTTMSTITTMTSMTTIRPGIGSTQCRQPPAYKVAAQMARLHRLGRAHSHEGVTYRTDHEDDDEDAQVSAV
- the LOC100884044 gene encoding rap guanine nucleotide exchange factor 2 isoform X15, with the protein product MDMYPLHLKNFFFKSQTNNINKFIYKIFSQGLTGRPELYQKSNRSSHSSDTSSAYSGSDTMTSVQSSLDADADDVDLSGLVESIVDSDEEEDLAESMDSLTVRDPVRECLEKDPMERTEDDIETLLEFTQQLKAFTNMTLAVRRALCAVMVFAVVERAGMIVLNDGEELDSWSVLINGAVEIEHSNGEIEQLHLGDSFGILPTMERLLHRGVMRTKCDDCQFVCVTQADYFRIQHQGEENTRRHEENGRVILVTELRGALDGGARRGHVVIRGTPERLMLQLIEENSITDPTYIEDFLLTHRTFIDSPLLVASQLLEWFDQAQVRDRVARVVLLWVNNHFTDFETDPAMMEFLEAFEAGLEREKMQGQQRLLNIACAAKARTRNVTLARPSRDDILHFSILGGYERGFGIFISKVDKKSKAEDVGLKRGDQILEVNGQSFEHVSHARALEILRGSTHLSITVKSNLLAFKEMLQMPDDSPRPRGRANKPEISRLQTDPRARLSTHVDPITPVNPLVGGVPLLIPDSNVSPCKDAKKEHKGFMTLGPKRRLQKALMKMNILPKNTINDGVHVDDPLAPPHTPPGTTGLAQTTTNLYHSKSNPDLTSLYCYDDLRAPDYPEHVLKVYKADQTCKYLLIHKETTAHEVVMLALQEFGITESSSNFSLAEVSVGEGGMIKQRRLPDQLQNLAERIGLSSRYYLKTNGISETLVADEQAPELIRESQVHFLQLNAVEVAIQLTLQDFSIFRQIESTEYVDDLFELKSRYGVPMLRQFAELVNREMFWVVTEVCSEHNLVRRSKIIKQFIKIARQCKECKNFNSMFAIVSGLGHGAVSRLRASWEKLPSKYQRLFSDLQELMDPSRNMSKYRQLVASEQTQPPIIPFYPVVKKDLTFIHLGNDSRVESLVNFEKLRMIAKEVRTLTNMCSSPYDLSIMLERGGQPPSSAMVALNQMTTGNQVLQCPGGQTATVKRRKKSTAAPNPKKMFEEAQMVRRVKAYLANMKVITDEERLHALSVECEPHAGAVAVAAAVPLSTSRGRRHPSPTLSTTSSASSTSEGRKSIQGTKFGAASPQAVRKMLALSDPHKTRPYQPKHCPPPLPVPGLALHSSGLEPSPGAPRRVGSGSRVPMHERSHSDTPSSLPPPVDLSAESSSVTSLSNLQPLRKTLTSGSVTSSDSGHSTQLDSHSGSSVEAGGSPPPPQRRHSAMQGSVLRGGAPPFPHAVAVLPPLPANHNQNHNHNHHHHHHHHHQHYYDHHHHQPQNPQGTTGLGVGVGLGVTAVHPPPGAGTTIMTTMSTITTMTSMTTIRPGIGSTQCRQPPAYKVAAQMARLHRLGRAHSHEGVTYRTDHEDDDEDAQVSAV